The following proteins are encoded in a genomic region of Vibrio sinaloensis:
- a CDS encoding DUF2909 family protein — translation MVFIFKLLLLLLLLFILINLGRAMFEMVKGEQEEQQDSSPDDKPMSFYLGRRVFLSALAIILLVAALLSGLIEPNSRPF, via the coding sequence ATGGTGTTTATCTTTAAGCTATTACTGCTTCTGCTACTGCTTTTCATCTTAATAAACCTTGGTCGAGCCATGTTCGAGATGGTCAAGGGCGAGCAGGAAGAACAACAAGACTCCAGTCCTGATGATAAACCGATGAGTTTCTACCTCGGCCGCCGTGTTTTTCTCTCTGCCCTCGCGATCATTTTGTTGGTCGCCGCCCTGCTCAGTGGGCTAATTGAGCCCAACAGTCGCCCTTTCTAG
- a CDS encoding cytochrome c oxidase assembly protein, which yields MSLANHANQRLTLKLVAAVVAMFGFGFALVPLYDVMCEALGINGKTNSESVLQPQGMVPDTSRVVRVEFMAHNHHNVPWRFEPERMSMDVHPGEVIQTAYRAENISARDIVGQAVPSVSPGMGASYFNKIECFCFNQQPLKASASAEMPLIFYIEPDIPESIHTLTLSYTLYDISEQATVTEFAKASTSQSPDAVQGATP from the coding sequence ATGAGTCTCGCCAATCACGCCAATCAAAGATTAACCTTAAAGCTGGTGGCTGCGGTGGTGGCGATGTTCGGCTTTGGTTTTGCGCTGGTGCCTTTGTATGACGTGATGTGCGAAGCGCTAGGAATCAATGGCAAAACCAACAGTGAGTCGGTTTTGCAGCCGCAAGGGATGGTGCCTGATACCTCAAGGGTGGTGCGCGTCGAGTTTATGGCCCACAACCACCATAACGTCCCCTGGCGGTTTGAGCCGGAGAGAATGTCGATGGATGTTCATCCGGGCGAAGTGATTCAAACCGCCTATCGAGCTGAAAATATCTCTGCACGCGACATTGTTGGGCAAGCCGTGCCTTCCGTCTCTCCCGGAATGGGCGCCAGTTATTTTAACAAAATCGAGTGTTTCTGTTTCAACCAGCAACCACTAAAGGCTTCGGCGAGCGCTGAGATGCCGCTGATCTTTTATATTGAACCTGATATTCCCGAGTCGATTCACACACTGACGTTGTCCTATACCTTGTACGATATCAGTGAGCAAGCGACGGTGACCGAATTCGCCAAGGCGTCAACTTCACAAAGCCCTGACGCCGTGCAAGGAGCAACGCCATGA
- a CDS encoding SURF1 family protein, protein MVAFWLLINLGLWQLSRADEKSAIQQRVSERENLAPIALSALSPQQLIQPTGLKVTFLATPVAGKYLLLDNQHFSGEVGYLALQLMRTEDNQWVLLERGFVGAPSTREQLPAVKWLTEPRQVVGRIYRKSFNPLSQDLFMERGETSRIQNLNFAQLESEWQMTLEPYVVQPIEPNWPYPQPWQPISMNAEKHQGYAVQWFAMAFVLALLSLFLLVRTLKQGARYD, encoded by the coding sequence GTGGTTGCGTTTTGGCTATTGATCAACTTGGGTTTGTGGCAGCTCTCAAGAGCGGATGAAAAAAGTGCGATACAGCAAAGAGTTAGTGAGCGAGAAAATTTGGCTCCGATTGCGCTATCGGCACTCAGCCCCCAACAACTCATCCAGCCGACAGGCCTCAAAGTGACGTTTTTGGCAACACCGGTGGCCGGCAAGTATCTGCTGCTCGATAACCAACATTTTTCAGGTGAGGTTGGCTATTTGGCGCTGCAACTGATGCGCACAGAAGACAATCAGTGGGTATTGTTAGAGCGCGGGTTTGTTGGTGCCCCTTCGACTCGCGAGCAGCTTCCTGCCGTAAAATGGCTGACAGAACCAAGACAGGTGGTTGGCCGAATCTACCGCAAGTCTTTCAACCCGCTCAGTCAAGATCTGTTTATGGAGCGTGGGGAAACAAGTCGGATTCAAAATCTAAATTTCGCCCAACTAGAGAGTGAGTGGCAAATGACGTTAGAACCTTATGTGGTGCAGCCCATTGAACCCAATTGGCCCTATCCTCAGCCATGGCAACCCATCTCGATGAATGCTGAGAAGCACCAAGGTTACGCCGTGCAGTGGTTTGCGATGGCGTTTGTATTGGCGCTGTTGTCACTTTTTTTACTGGTTAGGACACTCAAGCAAGGAGCTCGCTATGATTAA
- a CDS encoding COX15/CtaA family protein: MKLIHLVRLSLMVTFIVVMLGAYTRLADAGLGCPDWPGCYGHLTVPNETHEIALAQSLFPSLVIEEDKAWLEMIHRYVAGALGLIVFAITFVGLKTRQLPLFLSVAVTTVVVFQALLGMWTVTMKLMPIVVMGHLLGGFTLFSLLALCHWHLQRQSSIEPSPSVPQRLRPLAVVTLLAVVAQIALGGWTSSNYAALMCTSLPICEGNWTAYLDFATAFDLIQPPQESYEFGTLDYAARMTIHVIHRFGAMVVSVLVLMLAYRLYSTGQPELRKLTLGLLVMLAVQIGLGVGNVLLSLPLVIAVAHNLGAALLLLTVLRINYLLWAAREPRLVRSNSLSKESVHE; encoded by the coding sequence ATGAAGTTGATACATCTAGTTAGATTGAGCCTAATGGTGACTTTTATTGTGGTGATGTTGGGTGCCTACACTCGGTTGGCGGATGCAGGATTGGGCTGCCCCGATTGGCCCGGATGTTATGGTCACTTAACTGTGCCGAATGAAACCCATGAAATCGCTTTGGCGCAGTCTTTATTTCCCAGCTTAGTTATTGAAGAAGATAAAGCTTGGCTGGAGATGATCCACCGTTACGTCGCCGGTGCTTTAGGTTTGATCGTCTTTGCGATTACTTTTGTCGGCTTGAAAACGCGCCAACTGCCCCTGTTTCTATCGGTCGCGGTAACCACTGTAGTGGTGTTTCAAGCCTTGCTAGGGATGTGGACGGTTACTATGAAGCTGATGCCCATTGTCGTAATGGGGCACTTGTTGGGAGGCTTTACCTTGTTTAGCTTGCTGGCTCTCTGCCATTGGCATTTGCAGCGGCAAAGCTCCATCGAACCCAGTCCTTCAGTTCCGCAACGTTTACGTCCATTGGCTGTCGTCACCCTATTGGCGGTGGTGGCTCAGATCGCGCTGGGCGGGTGGACATCGTCAAACTATGCGGCGCTGATGTGTACCAGTTTACCGATCTGTGAGGGCAACTGGACAGCTTATCTCGACTTTGCCACCGCGTTTGATTTGATACAACCGCCACAAGAGAGCTATGAGTTTGGCACGCTAGATTATGCCGCTCGAATGACGATTCATGTCATCCACAGGTTCGGAGCCATGGTGGTCAGTGTGCTGGTGCTGATGCTGGCATATCGGCTGTATAGCACCGGCCAGCCTGAGCTGCGTAAACTGACGCTTGGCTTACTCGTCATGCTAGCGGTGCAAATTGGTTTAGGGGTAGGTAATGTCCTGCTAAGTCTGCCATTGGTTATTGCGGTGGCGCATAACTTGGGGGCGGCATTACTGCTGCTAACGGTACTTCGCATTAACTATCTGCTTTGGGCTGCGCGCGAACCGCGTCTGGTTAGGTCAAATTCGTTGTCTAAGGAGAGCGTCCATGAGTAA
- a CDS encoding alpha-amylase, with protein sequence MLACAISTAVMASPSLTLSTTTTSRDFPLHSGEPIVLPLTKDTYQITITGIDGQCAEVAEQKVKFRRPLNLNCGKETQLPLKIRFNGDYSFAYDAQNHTLTVAREAKKSSKTFVRPIPNVQCEVYSGDEVTIALDATFAEGTRLRDALSGQEVVVKNGQVTLTPSATSGGLVLLEAVDTPATAPEFSYHNANIYFVMVDRFHNGDSSNDQSYGRQKDNQQEVGTFHGGDLKGVIEKLDYIQSLGTDAIWLSPIVEQVHGFVGGGESGSFPFYSYHGYWTRDFTKIDQNFGSEDDLRQLVTEAHKRGIKILLDAVLNHAGYATLADLQLDNIQVVNRDKMPNQWAQWAPKAGENWHSFNNAIDYQSEQWATWWGPEWVRAGLPGYPQPGSSDTTMNLAGLPDFQTESEQTVTPPQWLLNNPGTRVQARENYTVADYLVEWQSDWVKRFGIDGFRVDTVKHVEGDVWLQLKQTASESLEQWRAQNGQQGEPFWMMGEVWGHSAYRSPYADQGFDALINFDMQKKLDKGAACFSQMQDVYQNYADSIQSTPDFTPVSYMSSHDTELFFNRFKSFDMQRNAANALLLSPGAIQIYYGDEVGRELGPYADDFHQGTRSDMVWKLDEQRQQLLSHWQILGKFRQSHPAIGAGVHKQIANQNAYVFSRTLGEDKVVVAYVGR encoded by the coding sequence ATGCTGGCGTGCGCCATAAGCACGGCTGTGATGGCCAGCCCAAGCCTAACGCTGTCGACCACCACTACCAGCCGAGATTTTCCCTTGCATAGCGGAGAGCCAATCGTACTGCCACTCACTAAAGACACCTACCAAATCACTATTACAGGTATCGATGGTCAGTGTGCTGAGGTAGCTGAGCAGAAAGTAAAATTTCGCCGTCCACTAAACTTAAACTGTGGCAAAGAGACCCAATTGCCGCTGAAGATACGCTTTAACGGCGACTACTCTTTTGCGTATGATGCGCAGAACCACACCTTAACAGTCGCCCGTGAGGCCAAAAAGAGCAGCAAAACCTTTGTCCGCCCAATCCCGAATGTTCAATGCGAAGTCTATAGCGGTGATGAAGTGACTATCGCCTTAGACGCCACATTTGCGGAGGGAACGCGACTTAGGGATGCATTGAGCGGCCAAGAGGTGGTCGTCAAAAATGGCCAAGTCACACTGACGCCTTCTGCAACTAGCGGCGGCTTAGTGTTACTTGAAGCCGTTGATACCCCGGCGACTGCTCCCGAGTTTAGCTATCACAACGCCAATATTTACTTTGTTATGGTGGACCGCTTCCATAACGGCGATAGCAGTAACGATCAAAGTTACGGACGGCAAAAAGATAACCAACAAGAAGTGGGCACCTTTCACGGTGGCGATCTTAAAGGGGTGATTGAGAAGCTAGATTACATTCAGAGTTTAGGTACCGATGCGATTTGGCTGTCGCCCATCGTTGAGCAGGTACACGGCTTTGTTGGCGGCGGCGAGAGTGGCAGTTTTCCTTTCTACTCCTACCATGGCTATTGGACGCGAGATTTCACCAAGATCGATCAAAACTTTGGCAGCGAAGACGATCTTCGTCAGCTAGTCACAGAGGCACATAAACGAGGGATCAAAATATTGCTCGACGCTGTCCTCAACCATGCTGGCTATGCGACATTGGCCGACCTTCAGCTTGATAATATTCAAGTGGTCAACCGTGACAAAATGCCAAACCAATGGGCCCAATGGGCGCCAAAGGCTGGAGAGAACTGGCACAGTTTTAACAACGCGATTGACTATCAAAGCGAGCAGTGGGCAACTTGGTGGGGACCAGAATGGGTGCGTGCGGGTCTACCAGGCTACCCACAGCCAGGCAGCAGCGATACCACGATGAACTTAGCTGGGTTGCCTGACTTTCAAACCGAGTCAGAGCAAACCGTGACACCGCCACAGTGGTTATTGAATAACCCTGGCACACGCGTACAGGCGCGAGAGAATTATACAGTCGCCGATTATTTGGTGGAATGGCAATCCGACTGGGTGAAACGTTTCGGCATTGATGGGTTTCGAGTTGATACCGTGAAACACGTCGAAGGGGATGTGTGGCTCCAACTGAAACAGACCGCCAGCGAAAGCCTCGAACAGTGGCGCGCACAGAACGGCCAACAAGGCGAACCATTTTGGATGATGGGTGAAGTATGGGGACACTCGGCCTACCGTTCGCCCTATGCCGATCAAGGCTTTGATGCGTTGATCAACTTCGATATGCAGAAAAAGCTCGACAAAGGCGCGGCCTGTTTCAGCCAGATGCAGGATGTCTATCAGAACTACGCGGATTCCATTCAATCGACGCCAGACTTCACGCCTGTTAGCTATATGTCATCACACGACACTGAGCTATTCTTCAACCGCTTTAAATCCTTTGACATGCAACGTAATGCAGCCAATGCGCTGCTGCTGAGCCCTGGCGCGATTCAGATTTACTACGGTGATGAAGTGGGTCGAGAGCTAGGTCCATACGCAGATGATTTCCATCAAGGCACGCGCTCGGATATGGTGTGGAAACTGGATGAGCAGCGCCAGCAGTTGTTATCACACTGGCAAATCTTAGGCAAGTTCCGCCAGAGTCACCCTGCGATTGGCGCTGGGGTGCACAAACAGATTGCTAACCAGAATGCCTATGTGTTCTCAAGAACGTTAGGGGAAGACAAGGTGGTGGTGGCCTATGTGGGGCGCTAA
- the cyoE gene encoding heme o synthase, producing MSKTISLNTTSEKGIWKSYLTLTKPKVVALMLLTALVGMCLAVPGALPVQASVLGLIGIGLMAGSAAAFNHLIDQKIDAIMARTYQRPLPQGKLRSVHVFSFAASLGLVGFFILYVGVNALTAWLTFASLLGYAAVYTLYLKRATPQNIVIAGIAGAMPPLLGWTAVTGEMHANAWLLVMIIFIWTPPHFWALAIHRKEDYAKADIPMLPVTHGVEYTKTSILLYTVLLAIVCTLPALVGMAGLVYWVGAMLLSAGFIYHAWKLKFRPQANSAIETFKFSIYQLMLLFMLLLLDHYWAGF from the coding sequence ATGAGTAAGACTATTTCATTAAACACGACCAGTGAAAAAGGGATTTGGAAGAGCTACCTTACCTTGACCAAGCCTAAAGTGGTGGCGCTGATGCTGCTAACGGCGCTGGTGGGAATGTGCTTAGCGGTGCCGGGGGCGTTGCCGGTTCAAGCTTCTGTGCTTGGCCTGATAGGAATCGGCTTGATGGCCGGCTCGGCAGCGGCTTTCAATCATCTTATTGATCAAAAAATCGATGCCATTATGGCGCGGACTTATCAACGCCCTCTACCTCAGGGTAAGCTGCGCTCCGTTCATGTGTTCTCTTTTGCGGCGTCACTGGGCTTGGTTGGATTTTTCATCTTATACGTAGGCGTGAATGCGCTGACCGCTTGGCTAACTTTCGCCAGCCTGCTGGGTTATGCCGCGGTTTACACGCTCTATTTAAAACGAGCCACACCGCAAAATATTGTGATTGCAGGCATTGCTGGGGCGATGCCTCCATTATTGGGCTGGACTGCCGTGACTGGAGAGATGCATGCCAATGCGTGGCTATTGGTGATGATTATCTTCATCTGGACGCCGCCTCATTTTTGGGCACTCGCCATTCATCGCAAAGAGGATTACGCCAAAGCTGACATTCCAATGTTGCCAGTCACCCATGGGGTGGAATACACCAAAACCTCGATTTTACTCTATACCGTGCTATTGGCGATTGTCTGCACTCTACCCGCCTTGGTCGGCATGGCTGGCCTTGTTTACTGGGTCGGCGCCATGTTACTTAGCGCTGGCTTTATTTATCACGCTTGGAAGCTGAAGTTTCGCCCACAAGCAAACTCGGCAATTGAAACCTTTAAGTTCTCTATCTATCAGTTGATGCTGCTGTTTATGTTGTTGCTGCTTGACCATTATTGGGCAGGATTTTAA
- the ctaD gene encoding cytochrome c oxidase subunit I: MKTSKPDSVIEDKTKFAPAADGDISRANSTIAIEEDDHHHAPKGITRWLYSTNHKDIGTLYLWFSFIMFLTGGAMAMIIRAELFQPGLQLVEPQFFNQMTTVHGLVMVFGAVMPAFTGLANWMIPMMIGAPDMALPRMNNLSFWILPFAFAILLASLFTEGGGPDFGWTFYAPLSTTYGPDSTALFVFSVHIMGISSIMGAINVIVTIVNMRAPGMTWFKMPMFVWTWLITAFLLIAVMPVLAGAVTMVLTDKYFGTSFFDAAGGGDPVLFQHIFWFFGHPEVYIMILPSFGIISAIVPAFSGKKLFGYHSMVYATCSIALLSFLVWAHHMFTTGMPVFAELFFMYCTMLIAVPTGVKVFNWVATMWRGAMTFETPMLFAIAFIILFTIGGFSGLMLAIVPADFQYHDTYFVVAHFHYVLVSGAVFSIMAAAYYWLPKWTGHMYDQRLSLWHFWCSVISVNVLFFPMHFLGLAGMPRRIPDYAIQFADVNQIVSIGGFAFGLSQLIFLWLVIKCIRGGEQAAAKPWERAEGLEWTVPSPAPHHTFDTPPKID; encoded by the coding sequence ATGAAAACGTCCAAACCTGATAGTGTAATCGAAGACAAAACCAAGTTTGCTCCTGCTGCTGACGGCGACATCTCACGTGCAAATAGCACCATTGCGATTGAGGAAGACGACCATCATCACGCGCCAAAGGGGATCACGCGCTGGCTCTATTCGACCAACCATAAAGATATAGGCACCCTCTATCTTTGGTTCAGTTTTATTATGTTCCTCACTGGCGGAGCGATGGCGATGATCATCCGCGCCGAGCTTTTCCAACCGGGTTTGCAGTTGGTTGAACCGCAATTCTTTAATCAAATGACCACGGTGCATGGTTTAGTTATGGTGTTTGGTGCCGTCATGCCTGCCTTTACTGGACTGGCTAACTGGATGATCCCAATGATGATTGGTGCGCCAGATATGGCGCTGCCACGCATGAACAACCTCAGCTTCTGGATTCTTCCGTTCGCGTTCGCCATCCTACTTGCATCGCTGTTTACCGAAGGGGGTGGTCCCGATTTTGGCTGGACATTTTACGCTCCGCTATCCACCACTTATGGCCCTGATAGCACCGCACTGTTCGTCTTTTCGGTCCATATTATGGGGATTAGCTCCATCATGGGCGCGATTAACGTCATTGTCACTATCGTCAATATGCGCGCACCGGGCATGACCTGGTTCAAGATGCCGATGTTTGTTTGGACATGGTTGATCACCGCCTTTTTGTTGATTGCGGTGATGCCAGTGCTGGCTGGGGCGGTGACTATGGTCTTGACCGACAAGTATTTTGGGACCTCTTTCTTTGATGCCGCTGGGGGCGGCGATCCGGTGTTGTTCCAGCATATCTTCTGGTTCTTTGGCCACCCCGAAGTCTACATCATGATCTTGCCTTCGTTTGGCATTATCTCCGCGATTGTGCCCGCATTCAGCGGTAAAAAGCTGTTTGGTTACCACTCGATGGTATACGCCACGTGCAGTATCGCTCTGCTCTCTTTCTTAGTCTGGGCGCACCATATGTTTACCACTGGTATGCCGGTGTTCGCCGAGCTATTTTTCATGTACTGCACCATGCTCATCGCGGTGCCCACTGGGGTGAAAGTGTTTAACTGGGTCGCGACCATGTGGCGAGGTGCCATGACCTTTGAAACGCCGATGTTGTTTGCGATTGCCTTCATTATCCTCTTTACCATAGGTGGGTTTTCCGGCTTGATGCTGGCGATTGTCCCCGCCGACTTCCAATACCATGATACCTACTTTGTGGTCGCGCACTTTCATTATGTGCTGGTGTCTGGCGCGGTGTTCTCGATTATGGCCGCTGCCTATTACTGGCTACCGAAATGGACCGGACATATGTATGACCAGCGGCTGAGTTTGTGGCATTTCTGGTGTTCGGTTATCTCGGTCAATGTGCTGTTTTTCCCGATGCATTTCCTCGGGCTTGCGGGGATGCCACGCCGAATTCCCGATTACGCGATTCAATTTGCCGATGTGAACCAAATCGTCTCGATTGGTGGCTTTGCGTTTGGCCTGTCGCAACTGATTTTCTTGTGGCTGGTGATCAAATGTATTCGCGGGGGTGAACAAGCGGCGGCGAAGCCTTGGGAGCGAGCCGAAGGCTTAGAGTGGACGGTTCCAAGCCCGGCGCCACATCATACCTTTGATACTCCGCCGAAAATTGACTAG
- a CDS encoding cytochrome c oxidase subunit 3 gives MSSKHQPYYVPAQSSWPIVGAIALFLIAVGAGLTVQNMDEGGDGSVFGKLILLSGFLFLLYMFAGWFSHVIAESMSGKYSAQLSRSFRQGMSWFIFSEIMFFGAFFGALFYARMISVPWLGGAGNNAMTAEVLWPTFEAIWPLTLTPGGETTTAMPWQGLPLVNTIILLTSSITLHFAHVSLEQNKRMALIVWLEITIVLACFFLYYQGVEYVHAYQDLGLTLQSGIYGNTFFLLTGFHGMHVLLGTIFLIVLLARVAKDHFTPSNHFAFQAGSWYWHFVDVVWLCLFIFVYVI, from the coding sequence ATGAGTTCAAAACATCAACCCTATTATGTTCCAGCCCAAAGCAGCTGGCCGATAGTCGGAGCCATCGCCCTGTTTTTGATTGCCGTTGGCGCAGGGCTGACAGTGCAAAATATGGATGAGGGTGGGGATGGCAGTGTGTTTGGCAAGCTCATTCTGCTGTCGGGGTTTCTATTCCTGCTCTATATGTTTGCCGGGTGGTTTAGCCATGTCATTGCTGAATCAATGAGTGGTAAGTATTCCGCGCAGCTTTCACGGTCTTTTCGTCAAGGGATGAGCTGGTTTATCTTCTCTGAAATCATGTTTTTTGGCGCCTTCTTTGGTGCGCTGTTTTATGCACGCATGATTTCGGTCCCTTGGCTGGGTGGCGCGGGTAATAATGCTATGACAGCCGAAGTGTTATGGCCCACCTTTGAAGCGATATGGCCACTGACTCTGACCCCAGGTGGCGAAACTACCACTGCGATGCCTTGGCAGGGGTTACCCTTAGTCAATACCATCATCTTACTTACGTCCTCGATTACGCTGCATTTTGCCCACGTCAGTTTGGAGCAAAACAAACGCATGGCACTGATTGTTTGGTTAGAAATTACCATCGTCTTAGCCTGCTTCTTCTTGTACTACCAAGGTGTGGAGTACGTTCACGCCTATCAAGATCTCGGCTTAACGCTGCAATCTGGTATTTATGGTAATACCTTTTTCTTGTTGACCGGTTTCCACGGTATGCACGTGCTATTAGGGACGATTTTCTTAATTGTGCTGCTGGCAAGAGTGGCGAAAGATCACTTTACGCCGAGCAATCATTTCGCGTTTCAGGCAGGCAGTTGGTATTGGCATTTTGTCGATGTGGTCTGGTTGTGCCTATTCATCTTTGTCTACGTTATTTAA
- the aroG gene encoding 3-deoxy-7-phosphoheptulonate synthase AroG, producing MFQTDDVRINKVKELLPPVAVLEKFPATESAASTTFRSREAISNILKGKDDRLLVIIGPCSIHDPEAAIEYGKRLKVLRDELGDRLEVVMRVYFEKPRTTVGWKGLINDPYLNDTFKINDGLRMGRKLLLDLTDMGMPTASEFLDMISPQYVADLISWGAIGARTTESQVHRELASGISCPVGFKNGTDGNIKIASDAIRSASASHHFLSVTKYGHSAIIETAGNPDCHIILRGGKEPNYSADHVGAIKQELEASGLPQKVMIDFSHANSSKQYQRQMVVADDVASQISGGEEAIFGVMIESHLVEGRQDLVQGETLTYGQSITDACIGWDDTEKVLRQLADAVAARRNNK from the coding sequence ATGTTTCAAACCGATGATGTACGAATTAATAAAGTCAAAGAATTATTACCACCAGTTGCCGTTTTAGAGAAGTTTCCTGCGACAGAATCTGCTGCTTCGACTACGTTTCGTTCACGTGAAGCCATTTCTAATATTCTAAAGGGCAAAGATGATCGCCTGTTGGTGATCATCGGCCCATGTTCAATTCATGACCCAGAAGCGGCGATTGAATACGGTAAGCGACTAAAAGTACTGCGTGATGAACTCGGTGATCGCCTAGAAGTCGTGATGCGCGTCTACTTTGAGAAACCACGTACCACGGTGGGTTGGAAAGGTCTGATCAATGACCCTTATCTGAACGATACGTTTAAAATCAATGATGGACTGCGTATGGGCCGCAAACTGCTGCTCGACCTGACCGACATGGGCATGCCAACGGCGAGTGAGTTCCTCGATATGATTTCACCGCAATACGTTGCTGACCTTATCAGCTGGGGTGCCATTGGCGCGCGCACCACTGAGTCTCAGGTGCACCGTGAACTGGCGTCGGGTATCTCATGTCCAGTGGGCTTTAAAAACGGCACCGACGGCAACATCAAAATTGCTTCAGATGCGATTCGTTCAGCCAGTGCCTCGCACCACTTCCTGTCAGTGACTAAATATGGCCACTCTGCGATCATTGAAACGGCGGGTAACCCAGATTGTCATATCATTTTACGTGGTGGTAAAGAGCCAAACTACAGTGCCGACCATGTTGGCGCGATCAAGCAAGAGCTGGAAGCCTCTGGCCTACCTCAGAAAGTGATGATTGACTTTAGCCATGCCAACAGCTCGAAGCAGTATCAACGTCAAATGGTGGTGGCTGACGATGTCGCCAGCCAAATCTCTGGGGGTGAAGAGGCAATCTTCGGTGTGATGATTGAATCGCATTTGGTTGAAGGTCGTCAGGATCTGGTTCAAGGTGAAACCTTAACCTACGGCCAATCTATTACCGATGCGTGTATCGGTTGGGATGACACCGAAAAAGTACTTCGCCAACTGGCTGACGCTGTGGCAGCGCGTCGCAACAACAAGTAA